A genomic region of Podarcis raffonei isolate rPodRaf1 chromosome 13, rPodRaf1.pri, whole genome shotgun sequence contains the following coding sequences:
- the LOC128398982 gene encoding olfactory receptor 4N2-like yields MERGNRTTMVKEFVLLGLSQRREVQLFLFVLFLFFDTLILPVNILIIVTILSNPRLSSPMFFFLGNLAFLDLCYCSVTPPKMLSDLYSQRKAISYWGCMSQIFFLHWLGAAEFLLLIGMAFDRYVAICHPLRYGNVVSKAVCWGLVATVWLLGLMHSLIQFIPIIQLPFCGPNKLDNFFCDINQIIKLACTDTYNLEFVMFFNSGLATLICFILLLISYGALLSKVRSSSTKGKGKTASTCVTHIIIVFIMFAPAIYMYCRPFQAFALDKLVAIFHTVVFPLMNPMIYTLRNNEIKVAIWKMVTKTKVWGGK; encoded by the coding sequence ATGGAGCGGGGCAACCGCACCACGATGGTGAAGGAGTTTGTGCTGCTGGGTCTCTCTCAGAGAAGGGAGGTCCAGCTCTTTCTCTttgtcctcttcctcttctttgacACCCTCATCTTGCCTGTGAACATCCTCATCATCGTGACCATCTTGAGCAACCCCCGCCTCAGCTCCCCCATGTTCTTCTTCCTGGGCAACCTGGCCTTCCTAGACCTCTGCTACTGTTCAGTCACCCCGCCCAAGATGTTGTCTGACCTGTACTCACAGCGGAAAGCCATCTCATATTGGGGCTGCATGTCCCAGATCTTCTTTCTCCACTGGCTGGGGGCAGCCGAATTCCTCCTCCTCATTGGCATGGCCTTTGACCGGTACGTGGCCATCTGCCACCCTCTGCGTTATGGCAACGTGGTGAGCAAAGCTGTCTGCTGGGGACTGGTTGCAACCGTGTGGCTCCTTGGCTTAATGCATTCCCTGATCCAGTTCATTCCCATCATCCAGCTCCCCTTCTGCGGCCCAAACAAGCTGGACAACTTCTTCTGTGACATCAACCAGATCATCAAGCTGGCCTGCACCGACACGTACAACCTGGAGTTTGTCATGTTCTTCAACAGCGGCTTGGCCACTTTGATATGTTtcattctcctcctcatctcctaCGGGGCCCTTCTGTCCAAGGTGAGGTCCAGCTCCACCAAAGGGAAGGGCAAGACAGCCTCCACATGCGTCACCCACATCATCATCGTCTTCATCATGTTCGCTCCCGCAATCTACATGTACTGCCGCCCCTTCCAGGCCTTCGCTCTCGACAAGTTGGTCGCCATCTTCCACACCGTGGTCTTCCCCTTAATGAACCCCATGATCTACACCCTGAGGAACAACGAAATCAAGGTTGCCATATGGAAGATGGTCACCAAAACCAAGGTCTGGGGTGGGAAGTGA